The Rhopalosiphum maidis isolate BTI-1 chromosome 2, ASM367621v3, whole genome shotgun sequence genome segment caaactataatgtttatgtttttaatagtatttctCTAATGATGGACAGtggtatttttatcatttttttaataaaaaaaaattcagttaaAAACAGTAATCATTGtctttatgtacataattttttttccattttgaaaattcattaaaGACAGTGAGCAGTAATTACTATTACTGGTGATTAATAACAActgtttatcattattactacCTCTGAACAATGGAAGACttacagtttttataaaaatcagtaaaaaaaagttatcttTGTTATGAGAAaagaaaatatctataaaatcaaACTGATTTGTGAACTATTAATACTTCTTAATGTGGTCCATAGTATAAAAAAGGTGGAAAACACTGATTTATAAAGGCTTAatgtaaatcaattaaaaatatacctcgTTTCAGCAAATATCTCATCgtttgaatttaatacaagttttttacgtgttaatgtattaacattatCTTCTTCAGAAACAAATTTGTCAGCTGGTAGTTCTACAGtacctaaaacaaaatttaataatacaattaaataaaataaagccattatttaaaataaacttacaacAATCAATTCCAAAAAGCTCGTCAATAAGTCCTTCAAATGTTAACTGGGTAACCACTGGTGTCATTAAGTCAACAGAACGGTCAATTAAAACAAGATgatcaattgttttataatttctatttgcTTTAGAATTAGGTTTGCGAGGTTCTAAAGATATTTTAGATACTAATTCCCAAACTTGTTTAACAACAGGACCCTTGCCAGTTACGCGACCAATGCGCCCATAAAGATCTTCTAGGCTAACAATTGCTTGTGCTACACGGTATAAACACGTTGGATCATTTTCTAATGATAActcctaaatataaataaaataattatagtcaacaaattataatacaaaatctagtataatattattggtaagagcaaaaataaatattaaatatactgcaaaatatatgtaaaagattttattaattgatgcacatttttttttcatcattattgaatatcaaccgtttatacacacatatttatcaacttttatgtacaaattaaatatctaataaaccttgtaaaagtaaataatgtacaaGAGCACACAGGCTTcccacataaaatattagacacttgtattaaatatttttgtgggcccttataacaaaattttgtatctactataaatcattaaaagtcaagaataataatgtttttttttattacaatattatttaaatgaattaaattcagTTATGGACAAATCAAGTGTGTAACTTACAGGGTATTGtacaaatacttataaaatctaGCCAAGGACTTGCATTCTaatcaaaaatagttataacccATTAGAAGTAATATGTAAGTCTGATGTCCATACACAATAATTTCTGGATAAATCATATTCAATGATTAACCCACagattaatatatcaaattaaaaaaaatatatttatcatacaatattagataatttaaaataagtaaatcaaaatttcaaaaattacaaaatcattttaacaGACCCTTCTATTACCAGTCCAATCACTATCCACACTTGTGAGGGCCCCTATGTATGTAAGCACATACATACTAAAGCTAATAAGTAATGGTTTAGTAACATAAATACCTTGAAACAATCATTCATTTCCATTGACATAAGATCATTTTCTaaaggaaataaaaaacaacaaaattctTCAATGAGAACAAAATTTCCTAGAACTCCTTTTctctgaaaaattataattattattatttatttatttacaaatatatatagaaaataatataatgtataacggGGCAATGGGCCATATAGAGCTAACTATAACATTAATTGAAcaaccatttttttataaatgtatgttaaaaacataaacatacaatacaatataaattttaaacttattattgattataaatactatttgtattttttatcaatgataCCTAGTAATCAGAACTCACTTCTAAACGTTTTTCACATAATAAACTGCGAGtaggaacaaaaaataaatgatattccCTTTGTTTGAGATCATCTTGATTTTccctaaaacaatatatttattttagttaaattatttaaataatctaccATATATAGGTAAGTGTGATTAGAATTGttgttcgtataatattattcaatcattCAAcattgaaatgtatgaaacatttgttaaatatatcttcttaaaattatttgaataagcaacttaataaacatagaataataagttaatggtaataaaatatacgtacttATGAATATTATCACATATCATATCCATATGCGTTAAAAATGgtcttgtaataaatataacatttttgaccTTTTCACGAAAATTACTTAACTTGCCAGTGTTTAGAATAAATACTTCTTTAACATCATGTTCACGTAACAGGCTATAAGTAGCTATCAAACCAATAGGTCTTGTTAGTCCTTCATCCAATATTATAACCtgcatattattcattaattattttatcataataattatatcttagCAATtcttaattagtattttacctTAGGACCATCACATTTGTCCAACaagtaaattaaatctttagCTGCGCTCTCTTGAAGTAGGCTAATATTTACTCGATTACTGGTTAAATAGTTGGACATGGTggaaaactaaaaacttattatgatgaacataaattttgaaataataaatttaagttcaagattaattataaaagatttgtattaaaagtgaaaataaacagacattatttacaaaaaattttattctaattctcaattttcaaatgtaataataattaaatattactattatgatttttggTTTGTATTTACcatttactattttgtattttgtaaaaaaaacataaaaatttaaaaataattaaattattttattttttttaagcacaTCAATCGAAACATGTATACGGTCGGCACtatcaaaaaatacatatcaacagttttgataataatgtagTTGGTTACACTGTTAACCGTATGTTTAAgtcgattttattttcttaaagataaaatgtaatgaaagGTAAAGGTTACAAATTTGTTTGCGATTTCAAAGTAGCTAAGAattgaaattttgtaaaattcccTAAACTATAAATCTTTCATACATTAAACatcttagtatttaaattaactttattaccATGTTTGGCTTATCGAAATTAGCTCAGCCTTTGGCCAAGCAATCCCTACAAGTAATATCCAAGAGAACAAATATTACTGTTAACGGTCCACCTCAAGTCAAAATGCCAAAATgggtaatacattaaaaacttttttttctattgtaatTGCTTTGATAGcttgtataacatattttgtctttttaattattttttgtattaaattaattgaacttaggttttgtatttaatgtaatttttagtatGTGTGTGCAATGtgctattttatgattaaaacttaaaaaaacaacaaatatagcaattttattgatttttgttaacatatatctgcaataattttttttttgtctttttctAGCAACAATTGCTTATTGGAGGTACTGCATCTGGATCAATCTTGATCATACCTATTTGGGTTCTATATGATTTAAAGAGTCTTCCACGGGCATAACTACTATACTTCATGTTTTTgttgcattattataaaattagatatgtactatgtaaacattttttttctatcgaaataaaatgatattgtaGTTAAAATACTACCaactgtataaaattatgttgttttgattattaatatttaatattacctttaattcttatttatgtttttggtgtgttaaataatttattaataaaaattattttattttaaagttattcagttaaaataatttcagattAATAGGTAAGTGAAAcatctttatttttgtattaatttgtcGAATCAATATACAGACACTTAACACACTGTTTTTAATAGATAGaatgaaaactatttaaaaacttcaaataatataatttaaaattatttcataatgagTACATGAAAATCTTATTCTCactacattttgtttattgcagaatagaaaaatcattattaaaaaactacacTTCTCAATGGTTTGgtgttattaacttataatggTGCTATTGACAATAACATACTAGATTATACATTAGAAATAGTGTATACACAAAACTTATTGTGTATACACTATTTCtcgtatattcatatatattattgtctggCTTTATACTACATCAATAATGtcacttataaaaaaagtattcaattattttacttaaataataacttcctgtacctatttatacatGAAATCTAAGTATAGGCACCAAGTCATGAAttcaattagttttaaattttcaactttcaaGATACCTAATAAGTACAATCTAGGTACCattgcaaattattaattgtacgttatatacaaaatattaaataacatttatttttatttgcattaaagcattttttgggatttttttgaGGAATTAAACTAATCTGAGTCTCTTTAatcttaaaacttttttaatgttaagatACCctcattttcaatatttaagtactttagtgtcttaatgttaataatggaattattatttattaattccaaaaataaataattgtaaatcgaGTATCTTCTTAACACTAAACATATAAGACAAATTTTGAATCGCAATATAATTACACATTgctgctaaaaaaaaatgaaattgtattttttatcatagctatatttttttcctattacCTTAATACCTTCCAGCTAAGTCGTAGTGATTATGGATAACAAGAGTATAAGACTCGgagattgattaaaaaatgattttatagtgTAGACATCGTctcataatatcaaattatcacaacagtgatataataatttggcaTGGGCAACGGctgtatactgtattattgtaatcgaTTACGCacctatttactatttacgtGATGACTGACGGTCAATAGGTCGTTTTTCAGGAAGTAAACCGCGAACTACATAAGTATTGTCTATTAATGGATTGTACGCTGCAGCAGCTGCTCGTCCGCTAAGGTCCTTTCGTACGATAAGATCGTCTGATAGCGAACGGATTCAAGGTATACTATTGGTCCAAACGCGCGTTTCCTCCTCGTCCTAAGTCTTCAACTTTTGGATTCTGAAATTAGTGGTCAATaagtaaatacctacttaattctCAAGCTAAACGTCAACCGAtcgctataataatatcttcatTTAGTTCGTATTAACTCGTTTATAGTAGTCGCATATCATGGCCCGCGTTTTGGTCGGCGTTAAACGTGTAATCGATTATGCGGTAAAGATTCGCGTCAAGCCCGACAAATCAGGCGTCGTCACCGACGGCGTCAAGCACGGCCTAAATCCGTTCGATGAGATCGCTGTCGAGGAGGCCGTCCGCCTTAAGGAGAAGAAAATCGCGTCCGAGGTGATTGCAGTGTCGTGTGGCCTGCCGCAGGCCCAGGAATCGCTGCGCACCGCTCTCGCAATGGGTGCAGACCGTGCCGTCCACGTTGAGGTGCCACAGGCCCAGTACGACAGTCTGCTGCCGCTGCACGTGTCCAAGATTCTGGCCAAGGTGGCGGTGGACGAGAAAGTGGACATCGTCGTTGTCGGCAAACAGGCCATTGACGACGATTCCAACCAGACGGCCCAGATGACGGCGGCCCTATTGGGTTGGCCGCAGGCCACGTTTGCATCCGAAGTAACTGTATCTGACGGCAGCGTGCTGGTAAAACGCGAGGTGGACGGTGGTATGGAGACGGTCAGGGTCAAGTTGCCAGCTGTCATTAGCGCCGACTTGCGGCTCAATGAACCACGATATGCCACTTTACCCAACATCATGAAGGCTAAGAAAAAGCCTATCAAAAAGCTTTCAGCCACGGATGTTGGTGTAGACTTGGCGCCACGTCAACAGGTGTTGAGCGTAGAAGATCCGCCTACCAGACAGGCAGGTTCTATTGTGCCTGATGTTGACACTCTTATTACCAAGTTGAAAGAAAAGGGTCATTTGTAATGTGATGTCAAGAACACTAttgatttagttataaaaaaatgtggttTTCAGctgttacaaataatattttttttcaaaaacatatttttcttaaaatttaaaagataaaatattaataccgtGAATATTGTAATGGCcgtctttttttatattttggagAATTCGTcgacataatgttataattattttttatcaatttattgttatttgttagtaatataatatatatatatttactcaaaaatattttcttgttaACTTTTTCTTCAGCCAATAGTATAAATGTTACCTATTAGAAATTTAGaaccatattataaacatttcaatttagattctcacttttaaaatattacctaaagCAGGTTTTTAAAATGGAAGTAATGTATTGACctacaaaatactttttaaagctATTGCGAGTATACTATAAGGCATTCAATGAATGTCAGaaatataacatttgaaattacaGACATATGttaggaaaataaattatttcacaaaatgtttatcaatattgatttcttcattgaataaaaaaatatattaatcaacaataatatgaaatatttatatatatgtatcaatgtaatataattgcatATCAACATAGCAAAGATAAAAAgtaaagaaataaattgagattaataaaatacattatacaattataggtACACCTCTGTCAAgtaaataatgtgttataaagcttttgtaaattttcattttggcatttataattgaatggaacttaaaatataattttagttaccgattattattaagattcaatAACCTAGTCCTAGACTGAtagtcaaatataatatggacgAGTTTAtcaatctattaatatttgtagttagtactcataattttatattttgcacttaaattaatattcattaggtataaaaataattagttgtctttcattaaacaataactgcattaaatatttaatgttgaaaataaaaaatttaaatctcttatactttatacaaacATGATGTAAttacatctataatatattaaagatctatatgatttttataaatccaaatgagattatgtaaaatataatttataaatactgtaaaaaggaatataaataaatatatatagatatggaatgtacaaaaatatttttacatccaACATACAAAAGACTAATTATTGCTAGAATTagatatcaaatttttttttatgcgacTAGTATATTGTTTCAAACTAGACAATGCAGCTGTACTTGTAACAAAACTACCAGTTGGATTTCTaggtctaaaaatatttaaaagctcATTTCGTTCAGCTGCTTTTAAACCCTGTAAAACAattgaatcatttaatttaaaatacatcataatacatacataatgtcatccaaaaaaaaaaaaaagaatgaaaaAATCACAGACCTTCATCTCCAATATTTTCTGAAATTCTGTCATATCAGATTCtggtaatagttttaaatattgatcaaCAAAAgatgtataatgttttatagtcGGAGCCATTActaatttcaaaatcatttcTGCTTTTGTCATTCCTTTTACTACAACCTTTGTataactgaaataaaattacaacacaacaataaaattataaatgtaaacgtttttcttgatttttattacctGGCAGGAGCTTTACGGTTATCATCAAGGTTCATCGATGgcaaatctaataaaattgtttttagtgaATGTGTATCCAACAATAATTGTTCAGCACCAATATTAGATAACGGCTTGCACTTATACAaatgttgtataaatttaGGTATGAAAGaactaaaagttaaaatgtatattgttaaaaattgtattggttTACATGCACgatgtacttattattgttattagtgcTATTAACACAATATACTACATGGTAGAAGTCACAACAGTTTTAGTAATGATtccaatgaatatttaataaaaatgaaaaaatttttacaattcataagtaattaataattatatattgtatgccttttaaacaaatagttCAGTAATAcactttagtatttaaaaaattattgctatcggtaagattattatttagccACAgttctacaaaaataatatatataaagtattaaagttATAGTCATTCAAAAGGGGATATCAATTGTCAGTCATAAAATGGTGAAGTTCatagctatatataaatatatttatatagtccCAAAAGCACAAATTTCCTGGAACATGGCCACAGAGGCCTCATGACTGCAccccaaaaaaattatttggtagTAAGTATGTATATGGACATATCTATTCTatactcatttaaatttattataaatgtaatattatataattaactcataaagtattatacatagttatttagaattatagATTATCAATGATGTGGTGGGTGGATATTGTCTGATACATTTTTAGGTTTGCCTCcacagaataaaaatacttgcGCACTGTAATAGTCCAcagaaaagtataaattataataaagtttaactaagtataatttaaaagtttataaactaataaaatgtaattagttcataatttaaaagcaaTGGCTAGAATAGACAtcgattttattaacttacttggcaaaagtaatacaaaactttgtaaaatattttctggatgttgataaatattttcgaaCAATAGGAACAACGGCTCTTAAATGTGTGGTCATAATTGAAACATATTCACTTTGATCACCAACTGCTGTAATATTTTGCCAAGGAACCTTaaagaaatatgtattttaataaaaattaggaaAATAACACATATACACGTTGAACTACACAAGCCAATcaatcatgtatattatttactttggtcatattatttaatgcagGTTCCAAATCAGCTTCTAGATGTTGAACCAAAAGATTAatagacataaaaataatgctgaaacaaaaataaaataagatgaaatatatatttataaactatagatgactttattacttttgaaataaatcattttcattGATCATACTAATTTTTCCGACTAAGGAAGGgtcaattttttcttttaatttttcttctaaCTGTTGTGTTGTTTCCATACAATAATCGGCAGTTGTTagtatacttaaaacaaattaaatattatatgtgtaatatgtttatggttttaatttttagcagTTTACTTACCAGCATATTTTAGCTAATTCTTGTggtgtacaatttatatttttaacattagttTCAGTCATCCCACTTGGAAGAAGTTGTAAATCCTTAATTAGGTCTTTGGTCATATTTGAGACATTTGTAGTTAGAGAAGTAGCGGGATGacttattctataaattagtttttaatgtagtataacaaaaatattaatttatgatactagatgttatgtaaaatttaaaacaaattaaaattataaatgtttatactttggAAGGTTGACTTCTAGTATTTTAGTTgcatattcttttaaatatttttgaaatacagtTGCTAATGCAAGCATTGGGTTATGATTACTGAGTTCAGTACATTGTACTAGTgacttcttataaaataaaaataagtcagCACAATTTGGTAGAACACTAGCTGTTTgatcatcaatattttcttttgctAATGTTATCTTATTGTCACTTACAAAACGCTCAATCAGTTCAGACAGAtttctttaaacaaataaatttaattaaaaattcaaatatgtattttttaataatatttataaacttaaattcaaTACTTACTTATCTAcactatcaatataaatatagagaaATGGTTGAAAACAATCACTTATTAAACCATAAAATGGAGATGAATTTTGTTTTGgttcatttttttctgttagcGATGGCATATTTTCCAACACATCAGATACTTGTAATTCTTCTGAAAATGGTTGAAGGATATCTTCAGTTTCAGTGTTAATTATCGATTgtttctaaaacaaaataattgtatagattaagttcatctattaataaaatataaacaccaACAGTTATATTgttcaatgatttttcatgattttgaACAATAGTATTGCCATTAAAAGTTTTTGccatcaaattttcaaatgcaaCAGTTTTTTGAATTGCGTATAGTAGAAGCTTGACATCAATCTCGTTTTTTCGTTTAACCATCAGTTTAGACAGTTCATTCCTAGAAATACCATTTTTGGTTTCAAGTTACTaagaatgattataaataaaacattttacatacttagtgattttacaaaattcaacTGCAATTCTTTCAGACAACTCCCACTGAACAGGAAACATAGCCCTAAATTTTTCTTCACATTGTAAAAGTTGTC includes the following:
- the LOC113552370 gene encoding vacuolar protein sorting-associated protein 53 homolog; this translates as MSTINDEKIDLGKTETLVYSVEVQKAIDEILPSDDPLDKPDFDTIDYINNLFPTEQSLTNIDDVINSLECKVDSIDNDIRSVIRGQIEVNKDGKAELEEAQRYIKHLFSQIREIKQKAEHSEEIVKEITLDIKQLDCAKKNLTTSITTLNNLHMLVSGIESLRGLTTKRKYGEIVMPLQGVTDVMKHFKNYTDIPHIAQLSTEVKQLQTSLATQIMADFREAFSGPNAKNFIPNRQMTEACLVVSILEPKVKDELLEWFIDLQLSEYTHLFDSTEDVAWLDKLNQRYAWFKRQLLQCEEKFRAMFPVQWELSERIAVEFCKITKNELSKLMVKRKNEIDVKLLLYAIQKTVAFENLMAKTFNGNTIVQNHEKSLNNITKQSIINTETEDILQPFSEELQVSDVLENMPSLTEKNEPKQNSSPFYGLISDCFQPFLYIYIDSVDKNLSELIERFVSDNKITLAKENIDDQTASVLPNCADLFLFYKKSLVQCTELSNHNPMLALATVFQKYLKEYATKILEVNLPKISHPATSLTTNVSNMTKDLIKDLQLLPSGMTETNVKNINCTPQELAKICCILTTADYCMETTQQLEEKLKEKIDPSLVGKISMINENDLFQNIIFMSINLLVQHLEADLEPALNNMTKVPWQNITAVGDQSEYVSIMTTHLRAVVPIVRKYLSTSRKYFTKFCITFANSFIPKFIQHLYKCKPLSNIGAEQLLLDTHSLKTILLDLPSMNLDDNRKAPASYTKVVVKGMTKAEMILKLVMAPTIKHYTSFVDQYLKLLPESDMTEFQKILEMKGLKAAERNELLNIFRPRNPTGSFVTSTAALSSLKQYTSRIKKNLISNSSNN
- the LOC113555283 gene encoding electron transfer flavoprotein subunit beta → MARVLVGVKRVIDYAVKIRVKPDKSGVVTDGVKHGLNPFDEIAVEEAVRLKEKKIASEVIAVSCGLPQAQESLRTALAMGADRAVHVEVPQAQYDSLLPLHVSKILAKVAVDEKVDIVVVGKQAIDDDSNQTAQMTAALLGWPQATFASEVTVSDGSVLVKREVDGGMETVRVKLPAVISADLRLNEPRYATLPNIMKAKKKPIKKLSATDVGVDLAPRQQVLSVEDPPTRQAGSIVPDVDTLITKLKEKGHL